The following proteins are co-located in the Solanum pennellii chromosome 8, SPENNV200 genome:
- the LOC107027765 gene encoding receptor-like protein 9DC3: MRKTIAQINASNLGIQEDQRALPKASKLFVVVFLTKCFIVAELCCPRAALIENLWNRASLTLFLEYAHIGEGFGEQNRCYISVAVSQISSSDEFTGTLPSNLFKSFEGMMDEEETRTISTQTDYVYKISLVIKGNEYNMSITSIMTSVDLSSNRFEGDIPNSIGSLSSFVLLNLSHNSFGGRIPAEIANLQPLEALDLSWNKLIGEIPGQLSSLTFLEVLNLSYNHLAGHIPIGKQFNTFPNDSYCGNPDLCGFPLSKECGNNNVSDDSPLEQDDDDDSFFASGFTWEAVVIGYGCGMTFGLLIGGLMFLLEKPKWYVNFAEDIAQQSAPKRQKKRRQRRV; encoded by the exons ATGAGAAAAACAATTGCTCAAATTAATGCA TCAAACCTCGGTATCCAAGAGGACCAACGAGCTTTACCAAAAGCTTCGAAATTGTTCGTTGTTGTTTTCCTCACCAAATGCTTCATTGTCGCAGAGCTTTGCTGTCCAAGAGCTGCTTTGATTGAAAATCTATGGAATAGGGCTTCGTTAACGTTGTTTTTGGAGTATGCTCACATCGGTGAAGGTTTTGGAGAAcaa AATCGTTGCTACATAAGCGTTGCAGTAAGTCAAATTTCTAGTAGTGATGAGTTCACTGGAACTTTGCCATCTAATCTTTTCAAGAGTTTTGAAGGTATGATGGATGAAGAGGAAACACGAACTATAAGCACTCAGACGGATTACGTTTACAAAATTAGTTTGGTGATAAAAGGTAATGAGTATAATATGAGCATCACGTCAATTATGACGAGTGTTGATTTATCAAGCAACAGGTTTGAAGGAGATATTCCAAATTCAATTGGTAGTCTGAGCTCATTTGTGTTACTCAACCTGTCTCATAACAGCTTTGGTGGTCGTATTCCTGCAGAAATTGCAAATTTGCAGCCACTCGAAGCATTAGATCTCTCATGGAACAAACTCATTGGAGAAATTCCAGGTCAATTGTCGAGTTTGACATTTCTTGAGGTCTTAAACCTTTCGTACAATCATCTGGCCGGACACATTCCTATTGGGAAACAATTCAATACATTTCCAAACGATTCGTATTGTGGAAATCCTGATTTATGTGGATTCCCACTATCGAAAGAATGTGGAAACAATAATGTGTCAGATGATTCACCACTTGAacaggatgatgatgatgattcatTTTTCGCGAGTGGTTTCACATGGGAAGCTGTGGTGATAGGGTATGGTTGTGGTATGACATTTGGATTGTTGATTGGAGGTCTCATGTTCCTATTGGAAAAACCAAAATGGTATGTGAACTTTGCTGAAGATATTGCTCAACAAAGTGCTCCTAAAAGGCAAAAGAAGAGACGTCAAAGACGCGTCTAA
- the LOC114073932 gene encoding receptor-like protein 18: MEYQQLIICFFFYSLFITIFQQSHLTYAGQHLCALNEAFYLLEFKQSLTGDQTVLHYGCDSNAYSKTQSWNVVTQDCCQWDGVTCNGFTAPFELPKNFPSSLRYLSLRGTSMFGNITESQIFHLPNLQVLRLGQNPLLTGILSNFSWSFSGSILEMDFSYTGIFGKLPDCVGNLTAIRVLKLSRNNLTESFGNLSSITSLDLSKNNFTGNVPSTIGKLDKLHSLSLSSNDFEGSIPDIFSNFSELSLLAFDTNNFTGPFPYSISTLTCLESLELQNNSLTGPLPSNITGLQELQLLDLSFNYFTEATPPWLFQFSSFLCLYLQDNRFTGKLPNELNRSSSGYFRIDLSYNNLYGEIPDWMLSMSITRLDLSPHRL; the protein is encoded by the exons ATGGAGTACCAACAATTGATAATATGTTTCTTCTTCTATTCACTTTTTATAACTATTTTCCAGCAATCTCATCTTACATATGCAGGGCAACATCTCTGTGCCCTCAATGAAGCTTTTTATTTGCTTGAATTTAAGCAAAGCCTCACAGGTGATCAAACTGTTCTTCATTATGGCTGTGATAGCAATGCATATTCCAAGACTCAGTCCTGGAATGTTGTTACACAAGATTGTTGCCAATGGGATGGTGTTACTTGCAATGGATTTACGG CACCATTTGAGTTACCAAAGAATTTTCCGTCTTCTCTTAGGTACTTAAGTCTTCGAGGCACTAGCATGTTTGGGAACATAACTGAGTCTCAGATTTTTCATCTACCAAACTTGCAAGTGCTGAGATTGGGACAGAATCCTTTATTGACGGGAATTTTGTCGAATTTTTCTTGGAGCTTCAGTGGAAGTATATTAGAGATGGATTTTTCGTATACTGGTATTTTTGGGAAGTTACCCGATTGTGTTGGCAACCTCACTGCAATTAGAGTGTTGAAACTTTCACGAAACAACTTAACTG AATCCTTTGGTAATCTCAGTAGCATTACAAGTTTGGATCTTTCAAAGAACAACTTCACTGGAAATGTTCCCTCAACTATCGGAAAGTTGGACAAACTTCACTCTTTATCTCTCTCTTCCAATGATTTCGAAGGCTCGATTCCAGACAtattctctaacttttcagagCTTTCTCTCTTAGCTTTTGATACTAACAACTTCACTGGTCCATTCCCCTATTCGATTTCAACCTTGACATGCCTTGAAAGTTTAGAGTTGCAAAACAATTCACTAACTGGTCCACTTCCTTCGAATATAACCGGACTTCAAGAGCTACAATTACTTGATTTGTCATTCAATTATTTCACTGAAGCAACACCCCCTTGGTTATTCCAATTTTCATCTTTTCTCTGTTTATATCTTCAAGACAATCGATTTACTGGAAAATTGCCAAATGAGCTCAATAGAAGTTCCTCGGGATACTTCAGAATTGATCTTTCGTACAACAATTTGTATGGAGAAATCCCTGATTGGATGTTATCCATGAGCATTACTCGTCTCGATCTCTCTCCTCACAGGCTTTGA
- the LOC107027909 gene encoding ATP-dependent 6-phosphofructokinase 6: MGTESKYQMKVVNGDFGYVLEDVPHLTDYIPNLPIFDNPLRSNPAYSVVKQYFVDMDDTVPQKIVVHKDSQRGVHFRRAGPRQKVYFNSDDVRACIVTCGGLCPGLNTVIREIVHSLDYMYGVDKVLGIEGGYRGFYAKNTINLTPKLVNDIHKRGGTILGTSRGGHDTKKIVDSIQDHGINQVYIIGGDGTLKGAAIIYEEIRRRGLKVAVAGIPKTIDNDIPIIDKSFGFDTAVEEAQRAINAAHVEAQSAENGIGVVKLMGRYSGFIAMYATLASRDVDCCLIPESPFFLDGSGGLFEFVKKRLREEGHMVIVIAEGAGQELLAAENSNAGSQQDASGNKLLQDVGLWVSHKIRDHFGKKLKMPITLKYIDPTYMIRAVPSNASDNVYCTILAQSCVHGAMAGYTGFTSGIVNGRQTYLPFNRITEKQNNVVITDRMWARLLASTNQPSFLSTNDIVQVHKRQHSQSQLLNGDENESEITGTYLKVLDLLPCLSCGQ; this comes from the exons TGTGCCTCACTTGACTGATTACATCCCTAATCTTCCT ATTTTTGATAATCCCTTGCGGTCTAATCCAGCATACTCAGTGGTGAA GCAGTACTTTGTCGACATGGATGATACAGTTCCTCAGAAG ATTGTTGTTCATAAGGACAGTCAGCGAGGAGTACATTTTCGGCGTGCTGGTCCCCGTCAGAAG GTTTATTTCAATTCAGATGATGTCCGTGCTTGTATTGTAACATGTGGTGGTTTGTGCCCTGGGCTAAACACAGTAATCAGAGAAATTGTACATAGCCTTGATTATATGTATGGTGTAGATAAAGTCCTTGGAATAGAA GGAGGCTACAGAGGTTTCTATGCAAAAAACACTATCAATTTGACTCCAAAGCTTGTAAATGATATTCATAAACGTGGTGGTACAATCCTTGGAACGTCACGAGGGGGCCACGATACCAAAAAGATAGTTGACAGCATACAGGACCATGGAATAAACCAG GTCTATATAATTGGTGGTGATGGGACTCTAAAAGGAGCAGCTATCATTTATGAG GAAATTAGGCGGCGTGGTCTCAAAGTTGCTGTTGCTGGGATACCCAAGACAATTGACAACGATATTCCA ATCATCGACAAGTCATTTGGCTTTGATACTGCTGTAGAGGAGGCTCAACGTGCCATCAATGCAGCACATGTTGAAGCTCAAAGTGCTGAGAACGGTATTGGTGTGGTGAAGCTAATGGGTCGCTATAGTG GATTCATTGCAATGTATGCCACTTTAGCAAGCAGAGATGTTGACTGCTGTTTGATTCCAGAGTCACCCTTCTTTCTTGATGGAAGTGGTGGTCTCTTCGAATTTGTTAAGAAAAGGCTTAGAGAGGAAGGACACATGGTTATTGTGATAGCCGAAGGGGCTGGGCAGGAACTTCTTGCAGCAGAGAATTCCAATGCTGGAAGTCAACAAGATGCTTCAGGAAACAAGCTTCTCCAAGATGTTGGTTTGTGGGTATCCCATAAAATCAGG GATCATTTTGGAAAAAAGCTTAAGATGCCCATTACTCTTAAATATATAG ACCCAACTTACATGATTCGTGCGGTTCCAAGTAATGCATCCGACAATGTATATTGCACGATTCTTGCTCAAAGTTGTGTTCATGGAGCTATGGCAGGGTACACAGGCTTCACCTCGGGGATTGTCAATGGTCGCCAAACATATCTTCCCTTTAAT CGCATTACTGAGAAGCAAAATAATGTGGTCATAACAGACAGGATGTGGGCACGGCTTCTTGCTTCAACCAATCAGCCTAGTTTCTTGAGCACAAATGACATTGTTCAAGTGCATAAGCGACAGCACTCACAAAGTCAGTTGTTAAATGGAGACGAAAATGAAAGTGAGATTACAG GAACTTATTTGAAGGTGTTGGATCTGTTACCATGCCTCAGCTGTGGGCAGTAA